Proteins encoded by one window of Electrophorus electricus isolate fEleEle1 chromosome 17, fEleEle1.pri, whole genome shotgun sequence:
- the LOC118242834 gene encoding protocadherin gamma-A1-like yields MLSGTVQIHIRVLDANDNAPLFAQKIYKATITENSIKGSILTTVNASDADEGSNSHVTYYISDTVDNHVANTFLLNQHTGELFLNGQIDYEKASHYELDIQARDEGGLSDSCKVNIDVLDVNDNKPTINVLSMSSSISETYHYGTVVAMIKVNDPDSGINGKVNCAISENIPFVIISPSNNFFSIRTEQELDREREAEYNITVTCSDEGVPSLSSSASLRLQISDVNDNAPVFQRNNYEAYVVENNTPGLSIFTVKASDIDSNQNARVSYILEDSTVNGVPVSSYVTVSADSGIITAVRSFDYEQLKDFHFHVKAQDGGSPPLSSNVTVKIAIQDQNDNAPQVLYPVQTGGSLVAEIVPRSADVGYLVTKVVAVDVDSGQNAWLSYKLQKATDRALFEVGPQNGEIRTVRQVTDKDAVKQKLTVVVEDNGQPSRSAVVNINVAVADSFPEVLSEFTDFTHEKHYNDNLTFYLVLALAAVSFLFIACLVVIISVKIYRWRQSRIFYQSNLPVIPYYPPGYTDAGVTGTLPHMYNYDVCMTTDSRKSDCKFSTLGGQNVLVMDPSFTETMQHTVNEKHFLEHPGSPPMVRIFTN; encoded by the coding sequence ATGTTGTCAGGTACTGTACAGATACATATCAGAGTGCTGGATGCTAACGATAATGCTCCATTGTTtgcacaaaaaatatataaggcAACAATAACAGAGAACTCCATAAAGGGATCCATATTAACAACTGTAAACGCCTCTGATGCAGATGAAGGCTCTAACAGTCATGTGACATATTACATTTCTGACACTGTGGACAATCACGTAGCCAATACGTTTCTGTTAAATCAACATACTGGCGAACTATTTCTAAATGGTCAAATTGACTATGAAAAAGCGAGCCATTATGAACTTGACATTCAGGCCAGAGATGAAGGAGGACTTTCTGATTCATGTAAAGTAAATATTGATGTTTTGGATGTTAATGATAACAAACCAACGATAAATGTTCTTTCTATGTCCAGTTCTATATCCGAAACCTACCATTACGGTACAGTTGTTGCAATGATAAAAGTAAATGATCCGGACTCAGGTATTAATGGAAAAGTTAATTGTGCCATTAGTGAAAATATTCCTTTTGTTATCATTTCCCCCTCCAACAATTTCTTTAGTATTCGCACAGAGCAGGAActggatagggagagagaggctgagtaCAACATCACTGTGACGTGCTCTGATGAAGgggttccctccctctccagcagCGCTTCTCTCCGTTTACAGATATCAGATGTGAACGACAACGCGCCGGTCTTTCAGAGAAATAACTACGAGGCGTATGTAGTCGAGAACAACACACCAGGTCTCTCTATATTCACGGTGAAGGCCAGTGACATAGACTCCAATCAGAATGCCCGTGTGTCGTACATTCTAGAAGACAGCACTGTAAATGGAGTTCCTGTGTCATCATATGTGACAGTCAGTGCAGACAGTGGCATCATTACTGCCGTACGATCTTTCGACTATGAGCAGTTAAAGGACTTTCATTTCCACGTAAAAGCGCAGGATGGCGGTTCCCCTCCACTCAGTAGCAACGTAACAGTTAAAATTGCAATCCAAGATCAGAATGACAACGCTCCCCAGGTTCTCTACCCAGTACAGACTGGCGGTTCTCTGGTGGCTGAGATTGTGCCTCGTTCAGCAGATGTTGGCTATCTTGTAACTAAAgtggtggctgttgatgtggactCTGGACAGAATGCCTGGCTCTCCTACAAACTACAGAAAGCCACAGACAGGGCGCTGTTTGAAGTGGGTCCACAGAACGGAGAGATACGAACTGTGCGCCAGGTCACtgataaagatgctgtgaaacaaAAGCTCACTGTTGTTGTGGAGGATAACGGACAGCCCTCTCGCTCAGCTGTAGTTAACATTAATGTAGCTGTAGCGGACAGTTTTCCTGAAGTGCTCTCGGAATTCACGGATTTTACACATGAAAAGCACTACAATGACAAcctgacattttatttagttttagcaCTCGCcgctgtttcttttctttttattgcttGTTTAGTTGTAATAATATCAGTGAAGATCTACAGGTGGAGACAATCCCGCATCTTCTATCAGTCCAATCTCCCAGTCATTCCGTACTATCCACCCGGTTACACAGACGCAGGAGTTACTGGAACTCTGCCACACATGTATAATTATGACGTGTGCATGACAACTGATTCTAGGAAGAGTGACTGTAAGTTTTCCACACTTGGTGGGCAAAATGTTTTAGTAATGGATCCAAGTTTCACAGAGACTATGCAGCATACAGTGAATGAAAAGCACTTCCTGGAACACCCAGGTTCACCACCAATGGTAAGGATTTTCACTAATTGA